In a genomic window of Roseiflexus castenholzii DSM 13941:
- the hemW gene encoding radical SAM family heme chaperone HemW, with protein MRHLYIHIPFCHRRCAYCDFNTYANMEDRMEAYVATLCAELRSLAHPQRTISPALPLTADLTRAMLRPTIFLGGGTPSMLPEALMERTLAAADGVIPLREAEVTVECNPGTVLRRDYLRALRAMGVNRISLGVQSLHDPTLRVLGRIHTAAEAYASFNDARAAGFKSINLDFIFGLPGQTIAQWEETLREIVSWGADHFALYSLILEERTPLYAQVSSGRVCVPDDDATGAMYELATEHFAVAGYVQYEISNWARSDDPAAPVPSHACHHNLAYWLNADYLAAGAGAHGHLYPHRYVDVAGIDDYITRVRAGNLPVAEVIDLTPRDLAAETIFMGLRLNAGVSFAHFRDRCGVEMDAIFGAELGDLAEQGLIERTERGVRLTDRGRMLGNRVFERFV; from the coding sequence GTGCGCCACCTCTACATCCATATTCCCTTTTGCCATCGGCGTTGCGCCTACTGCGACTTCAACACCTACGCCAACATGGAGGATCGTATGGAGGCGTATGTGGCGACGCTCTGTGCAGAGTTGCGCTCACTGGCGCATCCGCAGCGCACCATTTCCCCGGCGCTCCCGCTAACTGCCGACCTGACACGCGCGATGCTGCGTCCAACGATTTTTTTGGGCGGCGGTACGCCGAGTATGCTCCCAGAGGCGCTGATGGAGCGGACGCTCGCCGCCGCTGATGGCGTGATTCCGCTCCGCGAAGCTGAGGTGACCGTCGAGTGCAATCCGGGGACGGTGCTGAGGCGCGACTATCTGCGCGCCCTGCGCGCTATGGGAGTCAACCGGATAAGTCTGGGGGTGCAGAGCCTCCACGATCCAACGTTGCGGGTTCTGGGGCGTATTCATACGGCTGCGGAAGCGTATGCGTCGTTCAACGATGCGCGCGCTGCCGGGTTCAAGAGCATCAACCTGGATTTCATCTTTGGACTGCCGGGTCAGACGATTGCGCAGTGGGAGGAGACGTTGCGCGAGATTGTGTCCTGGGGCGCCGATCATTTTGCGCTCTACTCGCTGATCCTGGAGGAACGCACGCCGCTCTATGCGCAGGTGAGCAGCGGACGGGTTTGTGTTCCTGATGATGATGCGACCGGTGCTATGTACGAACTGGCCACCGAACACTTTGCCGTTGCCGGGTATGTCCAGTACGAAATCAGTAACTGGGCGCGCAGCGATGACCCTGCTGCTCCTGTGCCATCCCATGCCTGCCATCACAACCTGGCATACTGGCTGAATGCCGATTACCTGGCGGCAGGCGCGGGCGCGCATGGTCATCTGTACCCGCATCGGTATGTCGATGTAGCGGGCATCGACGATTACATTACTCGTGTGCGCGCCGGCAACCTGCCGGTTGCCGAAGTGATCGACCTGACTCCTCGTGATCTGGCGGCGGAAACCATTTTCATGGGGCTGCGCCTGAATGCGGGCGTCAGCTTCGCGCACTTCCGCGACCGGTGTGGCGTGGAGATGGACGCTATCTTTGGAGCGGAACTGGGGGATCTGGCAGAACAGGGTCTGATCGAGCGCACTGAACGTGGCGTGCGGCTAACCGATCGCGGACGAATGCTCGGAAATCGGGTGTTCGAGCGATTTGTGTGA
- a CDS encoding response regulator, translating into MFHDRMTSLRATTLKAVAAALTALLALQVLASEFIIGRSFRELEERSVRNTMQQTLRTLRNEIDALYGNTKDYAAWDATYEFAMQRDLDYIDTHMTTDALINTRISYVAFVTPSGDIVYTRRQSSIDGQTLPIPADLTSFDGANALFLQVAARNEGISGVIVVNDQPMLIAAHPILTSAGSGPPRGVLIMGRDFDAAEIERMSNIIGYSLSLFLVNDASAAPDVTLARRLMNDDTPIVVRPLSFADDHIAGYAQIDDLRGGKGIVLRIDMPRDILQYGLSASRYYLLILLLVTGAFAAVILTLIERRILARIISLSTQVAQIGRVGNHQERVALSGNDEISQLGDAINRMLNDLAQSAQRLIQSEARYRQLVEISPEAIIVHDNEQIIYINPAGARLLGYADSSRLIGSPAAPFLPTALHNKTDDGAIRYERDLTLSNGQTVTLDLIAAPFVADGASVWQVVAHNITERKQTEEALRNARDWAEEASRAKSRFLANMSHELRTPLTTIIGYADLITLATQQGEFNRIRDDITRVRNAGKHLLAIINDLLDLSKIEAGRMEIHIAPFSVPALAEEVVASMDLLAQTRRNTLILTIDPTVGVMHSDDVRVRQVLYNLVHNACKFTEDGVVTVTIARSALESTVHVNGHSARIVFTISDTGIGMTDDQMARLFQEFTQADPTTMRKYGGTGLGLALSRHLVRMLGGDITVTSKPGVGTTFVVTLPENPAQVAEPAPELSEGEVLTASAPDTTRHQERKRLILLIDDDPSVRDLLPRMLERHDLHIETAADGASGLELARLLMPDLIILDILMPAIDGWTVLRELKASSETAAIPVILLTIADDTRSGALLGAAEILSKPTDLDRLERRIRLLLDKRATLTDTGERRVLIIEDDDAVREYLRRALAREHSDWTILEASDGQTALEQCKTSMPDSIVLDLMLPGMDGIQFIEALRLLPNGCSVPMIIVTAKELTPDERDHLHRSAIRILHKGTFHCDDFVHEVRTAVATYAQL; encoded by the coding sequence GTGTTCCATGATCGAATGACATCGCTACGCGCGACGACGCTCAAAGCCGTTGCTGCCGCCCTGACAGCACTGCTGGCATTACAGGTCCTCGCATCCGAGTTTATCATCGGGCGAAGTTTCCGTGAACTCGAAGAGCGCAGCGTTCGGAATACCATGCAGCAGACGCTCAGAACGCTGCGCAATGAGATCGATGCGCTGTACGGCAATACCAAAGACTACGCGGCATGGGACGCGACCTATGAATTTGCCATGCAGCGCGATCTCGATTACATCGACACCCATATGACAACCGACGCGCTGATCAACACGCGCATTTCGTATGTCGCCTTCGTTACTCCCTCCGGCGACATTGTCTATACCCGTCGGCAGAGTAGTATCGATGGGCAGACATTGCCGATCCCCGCCGATCTGACGTCGTTCGATGGCGCGAATGCTCTGTTTCTTCAGGTTGCCGCACGAAACGAAGGGATCAGCGGCGTGATTGTGGTCAATGACCAACCAATGCTGATCGCTGCGCATCCGATCCTGACGAGCGCCGGAAGTGGACCGCCGCGCGGCGTTCTGATTATGGGACGCGACTTCGATGCAGCAGAAATAGAGCGGATGAGCAATATCATCGGCTATAGTCTGTCGCTGTTCCTGGTAAACGACGCTTCCGCCGCTCCCGACGTGACGCTCGCACGCCGGTTGATGAACGACGACACTCCTATCGTCGTCCGCCCGCTCTCTTTCGCCGACGACCACATCGCCGGGTATGCGCAAATCGACGATCTGCGCGGCGGCAAGGGGATCGTGTTGCGAATCGATATGCCACGTGACATTCTCCAGTATGGTCTGTCCGCCTCGCGGTACTATCTATTGATTCTGCTGCTGGTGACCGGCGCCTTTGCTGCGGTGATCCTGACGCTGATCGAGCGCCGGATTCTGGCGCGCATCATTTCGCTCAGCACGCAGGTGGCGCAAATCGGGCGTGTCGGCAACCATCAGGAGCGCGTTGCGCTGAGCGGAAACGATGAAATCTCCCAACTAGGCGATGCTATCAACCGCATGCTCAACGATCTGGCGCAGTCTGCTCAACGCCTGATCCAGAGCGAGGCGCGCTATCGGCAGCTGGTCGAAATCTCTCCCGAAGCAATCATTGTGCATGACAACGAGCAGATCATCTACATCAATCCGGCTGGGGCGCGCCTGCTCGGTTACGCCGATTCGTCACGCCTGATCGGTTCGCCCGCAGCGCCATTCCTCCCTACGGCGCTGCACAACAAAACAGACGATGGCGCCATTCGCTACGAACGTGATCTGACTCTTTCTAATGGGCAAACGGTGACATTGGACCTGATCGCTGCGCCATTCGTCGCCGACGGCGCATCGGTGTGGCAGGTCGTGGCGCACAACATCACCGAACGCAAACAGACGGAGGAGGCGCTCCGCAATGCTAGAGACTGGGCGGAAGAGGCGAGTCGCGCGAAGAGTCGCTTCCTCGCCAACATGAGCCACGAACTCCGTACCCCGTTGACAACCATTATCGGCTATGCCGACCTGATCACCCTGGCAACGCAGCAGGGCGAGTTCAATCGCATCAGAGACGATATTACGCGCGTGCGCAATGCGGGCAAACATCTGCTGGCGATCATCAACGACCTGCTCGATCTCTCGAAGATTGAAGCCGGTCGTATGGAGATTCATATTGCGCCCTTTTCAGTGCCCGCGCTTGCCGAGGAGGTGGTGGCAAGCATGGATCTGTTGGCGCAGACCCGCCGCAATACGCTGATCCTGACCATCGATCCGACCGTTGGAGTGATGCACTCCGACGATGTGCGCGTGCGACAGGTGCTGTACAACCTGGTGCACAACGCCTGCAAGTTCACCGAAGACGGCGTCGTAACCGTCACCATTGCACGCAGCGCCCTGGAGAGCACAGTTCATGTCAATGGTCACTCTGCCAGAATCGTCTTTACCATCAGCGATACCGGGATCGGTATGACGGATGATCAGATGGCTCGTCTGTTCCAGGAATTCACTCAGGCAGACCCAACCACAATGCGCAAATACGGCGGTACAGGACTGGGACTGGCATTGAGCCGTCACCTGGTCCGTATGCTTGGTGGTGATATAACCGTCACCAGCAAACCCGGCGTTGGAACGACGTTTGTTGTCACCCTTCCCGAAAACCCGGCGCAGGTTGCCGAGCCTGCGCCAGAATTGAGCGAGGGTGAAGTGTTAACGGCATCAGCGCCGGACACGACACGCCACCAGGAACGCAAACGCCTGATCCTGCTGATCGACGATGATCCGTCTGTCCGCGATCTGCTGCCGCGCATGCTGGAACGTCACGATCTCCATATTGAAACCGCTGCCGATGGAGCAAGCGGGCTGGAACTGGCGCGGCTCCTCATGCCCGACCTGATTATCCTGGACATCCTGATGCCCGCGATCGATGGCTGGACGGTGTTACGCGAACTGAAAGCGTCGAGCGAAACCGCCGCAATCCCTGTTATACTACTTACGATAGCAGATGATACAAGGAGCGGAGCATTGTTGGGCGCCGCTGAAATACTGAGTAAGCCAACCGATCTTGATCGCCTGGAGCGCCGGATACGTCTGTTGCTCGACAAACGAGCGACCCTCACCGATACAGGTGAAAGACGGGTGTTGATCATCGAGGATGACGATGCCGTGCGCGAGTACCTGCGCCGCGCACTGGCTCGTGAGCATTCGGACTGGACGATTCTCGAAGCGTCAGACGGACAGACTGCGCTGGAGCAGTGCAAAACCAGCATGCCGGATAGCATTGTGCTCGATCTCATGCTCCCTGGCATGGATGGTATACAGTTTATCGAGGCGCTACGTCTGCTCCCCAATGGATGTTCGGTTCCAATGATTATCGTCACTGCAAAAGAATTGACACCCGACGAGCGCGACCATCTCCACCGGTCGGCGATTCGTATCCTGCACAAGGGAACGTTTCATTGCGACGATTTTGTTCACGAAGTACGCACTGCTGTTGCTACGTATGCGCAACTGTAA
- a CDS encoding response regulator — translation MTRILIVEDDAAIRELLARRLNMAGYDTIFAEDGVRALLASVNEAPDLILMDMGLPILNGWQVTERIKKRPETRNIPIIALTAYALSDDRYRALNIGCDDFEAKPIDFDRLIRKIEKLLSTGARQRETAA, via the coding sequence ATGACTCGCATTCTGATTGTGGAAGACGACGCCGCCATCCGCGAACTGCTGGCGCGCCGATTGAATATGGCAGGATATGACACGATCTTCGCCGAAGATGGCGTCCGCGCTCTTCTGGCATCGGTCAATGAAGCGCCCGACCTGATCCTCATGGATATGGGATTGCCAATCCTGAATGGCTGGCAGGTGACCGAGCGGATCAAAAAGCGTCCCGAGACGCGCAACATTCCGATCATCGCCCTCACCGCCTACGCGCTCAGCGATGACCGGTATCGCGCCTTGAACATCGGCTGCGACGACTTCGAAGCCAAACCAATCGACTTTGACCGTCTGATCCGAAAAATCGAGAAACTTCTGTCCACAGGCGCCCGACAGCGCGAAACCGCCGCCTGA
- a CDS encoding two-component system response regulator, translating to MPSRILVVDDHDYIRHLLVRLLTSQGHQTSVATGGREALDLLSQQSFDLVLLDLMMPDMNGIEVLEQLRQQNVIYHTPVIVVSGVHDLDMVAQCIELGADDYLFKPFNDVLLRARVNASLERKMLRDHERAYLERRLRTIDHETSDEPAIVTTPPATIDMALLTALDALERSQRERDRVEAELRRLNATLEERVAERSAAAEQSAAALRQQMLTQQSILDSIGDAIVVIDGDGRLLHVNPAARDLFGDRVVDLTPQATARASVLLLADDTSCPPDTLPLAVALRGEALDGAEFLLASPDSAKRWLSVTARPLRDLDGAISGAVAVFRDVTITRQAAEALRASEERYALAAQAANDGLWDWDLTTGKIYFSQRWKASIGFQDHEIGNDPSEWFDRVHPDDREGLEVRLVAHLHRLISGFEYEYRMRHHDGAYRWMSCRGIAVWNAGGQAVRIVGSQTDINARKLVEQRLLHEALHDSLTGLANRSCFMDRLEHVVARTRRGASSPFAVLFLDLDRFKLINDSLGHVVGDQLLIAIARRLERCLRPGDTLARLGGDEFAVLLEDLSEPQAALTVAERILRLLEEPFHLAGHEVFSSASIGIALNDSTRYHSPADVLRDADTAMYHAKMEGRSRYAVFHSAMHDRARHRLQIETDLRRGVERNEFFVVYQPIVELNTQQTVGFEALLRWRHPHRGIISPTEFIDVAEETGLIVPIGQMVLREACRQLSEWRQRHPARTITMHINLSPRQIADPHLVDDTIALLNAYHLDAGSLHLEITETAIIEHGDIASRALMHLRSLGAQICIDDFGAGYSSLSYLHRFPIGTIKIDRSFISQIHHSHENAEIVRTIIALAHSLGMTVIAEGAETEEQLARLRSMSCPYGQGWLFARALEPAAATALLDAA from the coding sequence ATGCCGTCACGCATTCTGGTCGTCGATGACCACGACTACATTCGTCATCTCCTGGTGCGCCTGCTCACGAGTCAGGGGCATCAGACAAGCGTCGCTACGGGCGGGCGAGAAGCACTAGACCTGCTCTCGCAGCAGTCATTCGATCTGGTGCTGCTCGATCTGATGATGCCCGATATGAACGGCATCGAGGTGCTGGAGCAGTTGCGCCAGCAGAACGTTATCTATCACACGCCGGTTATCGTCGTTTCTGGGGTGCACGACCTGGATATGGTTGCTCAGTGCATCGAACTCGGCGCCGACGATTATCTGTTCAAACCGTTCAACGATGTGCTCTTGCGCGCGCGGGTGAATGCCTCGCTCGAGCGCAAGATGCTGCGTGATCACGAGCGCGCATACCTGGAGCGGCGCCTGCGCACCATCGACCACGAAACCTCCGATGAACCGGCGATTGTGACCACTCCACCAGCGACGATTGATATGGCGCTGCTGACGGCGCTCGATGCGTTGGAGCGCTCGCAACGCGAGCGCGACCGCGTGGAAGCAGAATTACGCAGGCTGAATGCCACGCTCGAAGAGCGAGTTGCCGAACGCAGCGCCGCTGCTGAGCAAAGCGCCGCAGCGCTGCGCCAGCAGATGCTGACGCAGCAATCGATCCTCGACAGCATCGGCGATGCGATTGTTGTGATTGACGGCGACGGTCGGCTGTTACACGTCAATCCGGCGGCACGCGATCTGTTCGGCGACCGCGTCGTCGATCTGACGCCCCAGGCTACGGCACGTGCGTCTGTGCTGCTGCTTGCCGATGACACTTCCTGCCCGCCCGACACCCTGCCGCTGGCGGTTGCGCTTCGTGGCGAGGCGCTCGATGGCGCCGAGTTTCTGCTGGCGTCACCCGACTCCGCCAAACGTTGGTTGAGCGTCACTGCCCGTCCACTGCGTGACCTCGATGGAGCGATCAGTGGCGCTGTAGCGGTGTTTCGCGACGTAACCATAACGCGCCAGGCGGCTGAAGCGCTGCGCGCCAGCGAAGAACGCTATGCGCTGGCGGCTCAGGCTGCCAACGACGGTCTGTGGGATTGGGATCTTACGACGGGCAAGATTTATTTTTCGCAACGCTGGAAAGCATCGATTGGCTTCCAGGACCACGAGATCGGCAATGATCCATCCGAATGGTTCGATCGCGTCCACCCCGATGACCGCGAGGGATTGGAGGTGCGTCTGGTTGCTCATCTCCACCGCCTGATCTCCGGGTTCGAATACGAATATCGTATGCGGCATCACGATGGCGCCTACCGCTGGATGAGTTGTCGTGGCATTGCCGTATGGAATGCCGGCGGACAGGCAGTGCGGATCGTTGGATCGCAAACCGACATCAACGCGCGCAAACTGGTAGAGCAACGTCTGCTGCACGAGGCATTGCACGACAGCCTGACCGGACTCGCCAACCGTTCGTGCTTTATGGACCGATTGGAGCACGTCGTTGCGCGCACCCGGCGCGGCGCTTCATCCCCATTTGCGGTTCTCTTTCTCGACCTTGATCGGTTCAAACTCATTAATGACAGCCTCGGTCACGTGGTTGGCGATCAATTGCTCATTGCCATTGCGCGACGCCTCGAACGCTGCCTGCGACCTGGCGACACGCTGGCGCGTCTCGGCGGTGACGAGTTCGCCGTGCTCCTCGAAGATTTGAGCGAACCACAGGCGGCGCTGACGGTGGCGGAACGCATCCTGCGCCTGCTCGAAGAACCGTTCCATCTCGCGGGACATGAGGTGTTCAGCAGCGCCAGCATCGGTATTGCGCTCAACGACAGCACGCGCTATCATTCGCCTGCCGATGTGCTGCGCGACGCAGACACGGCAATGTACCACGCCAAGATGGAAGGACGATCACGTTATGCCGTCTTTCACTCCGCAATGCACGACCGCGCCCGCCATCGCTTGCAGATTGAGACCGATCTGCGCCGCGGCGTCGAACGCAACGAGTTTTTCGTCGTCTATCAACCGATCGTCGAACTCAACACACAGCAGACCGTCGGGTTCGAGGCATTGCTCCGCTGGCGGCATCCGCACCGCGGTATCATTAGTCCAACCGAGTTCATCGACGTGGCTGAAGAGACCGGCTTGATCGTCCCGATTGGTCAGATGGTGCTGCGCGAAGCATGTCGCCAATTGAGCGAGTGGAGACAACGGCATCCGGCACGAACGATCACCATGCACATCAATCTTTCACCTCGCCAGATCGCCGATCCGCACCTTGTCGATGACACCATCGCGTTGCTCAACGCATACCATCTCGATGCAGGCTCCCTTCACCTCGAAATCACCGAGACGGCGATCATCGAACACGGTGACATCGCCAGCCGGGCGCTGATGCACCTGCGCTCTCTCGGAGCGCAGATTTGCATCGATGATTTTGGCGCCGGCTACTCGTCGCTCAGCTATCTGCATCGCTTTCCTATCGGGACGATCAAGATTGATCGCTCGTTTATCAGCCAGATTCACCACAGCCACGAAAATGCAGAGATCGTTCGCACCATCATTGCACTGGCGCATTCCCTGGGAATGACCGTCATCGCTGAAGGCGCCGAAACCGAGGAACAACTGGCGCGCCTGCGTTCGATGTCCTGCCCGTATGGGCAGGGCTGGCTCTTCGCGCGAGCGCTTGAACCGGCGGCGGCTACTGCTCTGCTCGATGCCGCATGA
- a CDS encoding putative signal transducing protein yields MSDDVLRWLPAAPQGTTGERTGGDGNGVGPVCVAEVEGMIRAHIIRSYLEDAGIPAHLAGEAVAGVYGLLHGPLSIVKVYVPAAFADDARDLLADLDFGAEGEPEAPADEGSC; encoded by the coding sequence ATGAGCGATGACGTATTACGCTGGTTGCCGGCTGCACCGCAGGGCACGACCGGAGAGCGCACCGGCGGCGACGGCAATGGCGTTGGTCCGGTTTGCGTCGCCGAGGTCGAAGGGATGATACGCGCGCACATTATCCGTTCGTACCTGGAGGATGCGGGCATACCGGCGCACCTCGCAGGTGAAGCCGTTGCCGGCGTCTACGGACTGTTGCATGGTCCCCTCAGCATCGTCAAGGTGTATGTGCCGGCGGCGTTTGCTGACGATGCGCGCGATCTGCTGGCAGACCTCGATTTTGGCGCCGAGGGGGAACCGGAGGCGCCTGCGGATGAAGGTTCGTGCTGA
- a CDS encoding dipeptidase: MTSALPVFDGHNDTLLRLYTAEHNDSFFSSPHGHLDLSRARTGGFAGGFFAVFVPPPTHASSPDDGILPDPLPYAYALQTTLGMAALLFRIESQSAGQVCVARTVSEIEYGLQTDTLSAILHLEGADPIDTEFHTLEVLYQAGLRSLGIVWSRPNAYGYGVPFRFPHTPDIGPGLTDAGRELVRACNRLGVLIDLSHLNEAGFWDVARLSDAPLVATHSNAHTICPSPRNLTDRQLDAIRESDGMVGVNFHVGFLRPDGQRDANTSLDVVANHVIYLVERLGLDRVGFGSDFDGALMPYDLGDAAGLPRLLETLRRRGFDAPSLRKLAHENWLRVLRKTWRS; this comes from the coding sequence GTGACATCAGCACTGCCAGTCTTCGATGGTCATAATGACACTTTACTGCGTCTCTACACCGCAGAACACAACGACTCATTCTTTTCATCACCACACGGACACCTCGATCTGTCACGCGCCCGCACAGGCGGTTTTGCCGGCGGTTTCTTCGCAGTCTTTGTTCCGCCGCCAACCCATGCGTCATCGCCCGATGATGGCATCCTGCCCGATCCGCTGCCCTACGCCTACGCGCTCCAAACCACACTGGGCATGGCGGCGCTCCTCTTTCGCATCGAATCCCAATCCGCCGGGCAGGTTTGCGTTGCGCGCACGGTCAGCGAAATCGAGTACGGACTTCAGACCGATACCCTGAGCGCCATCCTGCACCTGGAGGGCGCCGATCCCATCGATACTGAGTTTCATACGCTCGAAGTGTTGTATCAGGCGGGTCTCCGTTCGCTTGGCATCGTCTGGAGTCGACCAAATGCATATGGATACGGCGTACCGTTTCGTTTCCCCCATACCCCCGATATTGGTCCCGGTCTGACCGATGCCGGACGTGAACTGGTTCGGGCGTGCAATCGTCTTGGCGTTCTGATCGACCTTTCTCACCTGAATGAAGCCGGTTTCTGGGATGTGGCACGGTTGAGCGATGCGCCGTTGGTTGCCACACACTCGAATGCGCACACAATCTGCCCATCGCCACGCAACCTGACCGACCGGCAACTCGATGCAATCCGCGAGTCGGATGGGATGGTCGGGGTCAATTTCCATGTTGGCTTCCTTCGCCCGGATGGGCAGCGTGACGCGAACACGTCGCTGGACGTCGTGGCGAATCATGTCATCTACCTGGTCGAGCGCCTGGGGCTTGATCGCGTGGGTTTCGGTTCGGATTTCGACGGCGCGCTGATGCCATATGATCTCGGAGATGCCGCCGGATTGCCACGTCTGCTGGAAACATTGCGCCGTCGCGGGTTCGATGCGCCATCGCTGCGCAAACTGGCGCACGAAAACTGGCTGCGCGTCTTGCGAAAAACATGGCGATCATGA
- a CDS encoding nucleotidyltransferase family protein → MKALILAAGAGTRLRPLTDTCPKPMAPIAGQPLLAWTLEWLRRYGVTEAALNLHHLPDVVRAGLGDGSRFGIRLRYAVEEELRGTAGALHNFPGFFDQTFLVIYGDLLLDIDLDDLIRFHRQQGAIMTLALKRTDTPHSQGMIDIDTTGRVKRFIEKPAVWDGGDTANAGVYVCEPEIVSWTPPGFSDFGHDIIPALLHAGVPVYGRPLRGYLLDIGTPAAYEQAQQEWRARQEARGERGKRQEVSEARGEGQEARGERGKR, encoded by the coding sequence ATGAAAGCGCTCATTCTCGCAGCCGGCGCAGGGACGCGCCTTCGTCCGCTCACCGACACATGCCCTAAACCGATGGCGCCGATCGCCGGGCAGCCGCTTCTGGCATGGACGCTGGAGTGGTTACGGCGCTATGGCGTCACCGAGGCGGCGCTGAATCTTCACCACCTGCCCGACGTGGTGCGCGCCGGGCTGGGGGATGGTTCTCGTTTTGGCATACGGTTGCGTTATGCCGTCGAAGAAGAACTGCGCGGCACAGCTGGCGCGCTCCACAATTTCCCCGGTTTCTTTGATCAGACCTTTCTCGTCATCTACGGCGACCTGCTCCTCGACATCGACCTCGACGACCTGATACGGTTTCATCGCCAGCAGGGTGCGATCATGACGCTGGCGCTCAAACGCACCGACACGCCACACTCCCAGGGCATGATTGACATTGACACAACCGGTCGGGTGAAACGCTTCATCGAAAAACCTGCCGTATGGGATGGCGGTGATACAGCAAATGCCGGGGTCTACGTCTGCGAACCGGAGATCGTATCCTGGACGCCACCTGGCTTCAGCGATTTCGGGCACGATATTATTCCGGCGTTATTGCACGCTGGCGTACCGGTGTATGGTCGTCCGCTGCGGGGTTACCTGCTCGACATTGGAACGCCCGCAGCGTATGAACAGGCGCAGCAGGAGTGGCGAGCGAGGCAAGAGGCGAGAGGTGAGCGAGGCAAGAGGCAAGAGGTGAGCGAGGCAAGAGGCGAGGGGCAAGAGGCAAGAGGTGAGCGAGGCAAGAGGTGA